Proteins from a genomic interval of Cryptococcus neoformans var. grubii H99 chromosome 8, complete sequence:
- a CDS encoding dioxygenase subfamily protein, which yields MRSLAILPLVTAAAIADRLIHPAPQVFFPDPDDVLHPDWPHRQSALGWDTVDRMGGDVAIGGGVGSCGGVCVLTPEVMEGPFYLDYHIERSNITEGLPGIPLTLVFHVFAVSSHLSDPTLAHSTCEPLPNAWIDIWSCDAVDGVYSGYGKAAEGPGPGGPPGGPPGGPGGPGGPHKGPHGPGGPGEDRPPMHQEPINNSTFLRGFQQTDENGIATFHTIYPGWYPGRTVHLHLKTHPPSWGHHPDLANATHTHTTQIFFPQELNDRVAEHPVYARNGARRVPNDKDGLFNEMKGASMARIEFAGDDLDEGIIAHMGLGIDKWW from the exons ATGCGTTcccttgccatccttccGCTCgtcaccgccgccgccatcGCAGACAGGCTGATCCACCCAGCTCCCCAGGTATTCTTCCCGGACCCCGACGATGTCCTTCATCCAGACTGGCCACACAGACAGTCTGCGCTTGGATGGGATACCGTGGACCGCATGGGCGGTGATGTCGCCATCGGAGGTGGTGTCGGCTCTTGTGGGGGTGTCTGCGTCTTGACTCCAGAGGTCATGGAG GGTCCATTCTATCTTGATTACCATATCGAACGCAGCAAT ATCACGGAGGGGTTGCCCGGTATCCCGCtcaccctcgtcttccacGTCTTCGCCgtttcttcccatctttcGGACCCTACCCTCGCGCACTCCACATGCGAGCCTCTTCCCAACGCCTGGATTGACATTTGGTCATGTGATGCTGTAGATGGCGTCTATTCTGGGTATGGTAAAGCTGCTGAAGGGCCAGGACCTGGAGGCCCTCCTGGTGGACCTCCTGGTGGGCCTGGCGGACCTGGTGGACCACACAAGGGACCCCATGGCCCAGGTGGACCGGGCGAGGACCGCCCTCCGATGCATCAGGAGCCTATCAAT AACTCGACTTTTCTTCGAGGCTTCCAGCAGACCGACGAAAACGGTATCGCCACGTTCCACACCATCTACCCGGGATGGTACCCTGGGCGCACTgtccacctccacctcaagacgcatcctccatcttggGGCCACCACCCCGACTTGGCCAACGCGACGCACACGCATACTACTCAGattttcttccctcaagAACTGAACGACCGAGTGGCGGAGCACCCTGTGTACGCCCGGAATGGGGCTCGCAGGGTTCCCAATGACAAGGACGGGTTGTTTAATGAGATGAAGGGGGCGAGTATGGCCAGGATTGAGTTTGCAGGGGATGACCTGGATGAGGGTATTATTGCGCACATGGGTTTAGGGATTGATAAATGGTGGTAG
- a CDS encoding mannosyl-oligosaccharide 1,2-alpha-mannosidase: MGRSLSPKPTGRTMPYTPAYPSSYADPEKGLPTSPSSLARHILVPRKPKWILGGLLVCGAIFYYMNNNEDEKAWGHGGSWDAEGDGPRIDWEPSDDTSESPTYNDYIVDAHGNHFVKGWQQSITPMHPDVDLLPRAPSIFPYLNVSESELPEEKIFPDSDLRLIISQPPDLPEEHSNSMPEDAWSQKWTGPEIWDQPRGEMRRVQWDGFAGGRDRWESENDRKVREERKEAVKRGFKHAWEAYKRHAWGHDEVRPVSLTPSDPFNGWGATIVDSLDTMLLMGFSNEYNLCRPHVNQLNFHWVNGRDWSEGYVSEDLYGNGEVYALNRDKTVGLAVFETGIRYLGGLLGAYDLSGDDLLVERAVDLANILSTAFKTGSGLPAGRMDPGTKDEMIRLGTVSLAEVGSMSLELIRLSQITKDRKWFDLAQRAMDYIHERVIPRGTHSPLIPMWFQPDAPLTTSMNGGLTFGGLADSYYEYLVKTYKLLGASQVSQVWRDVYERSIDKAKETLYVDIDIVPGRDILAVGKLENGRLIPELEHLTCFIGAMLGLGAKLLDRPGDMRDAERVTASCYWLSADTPTGLQPEVVEWYAPHETSAMYENVSISGGGRHHPLIFSENESKNRDGMHRDRNGVLRWNEDNEPVLYADREKKKNEQTPIKYGQRLKGTPTGARKVSTRGLNRPETIESIFYMYRITGDRKWQEKGWKMFTSWMNTSTVDGGFSSVEDVTTSPVRFGDNMESFALAETFKYHFLLQSEPDVLSLDDYVLNTEAHPFLTNPKLDPKAHTSHTRFWSPPPPSQDLGVRGQGTNAQKYARLEVIERASSPFLPPPPQNAPGGGGGRGMGGGGGKPGVIPKLPPEVLKNKVD, translated from the exons ATGGGTCgctctctttcccccaAGCCCACGGGCCGCACCATGCCGTACACCCCCGCCTATCCTTCCTCGTACGCAGACCCTGAGAAAGGCCTTCctacctctccttcctcgttGGCCCGCCATATACTTGTGCCTAGGAAGCCTAAATGGATCCTGGGCGGTTTGCTCGTATGCGGGGCGATCTTCTACTATATGAACAATAACGAAGACGAAAAGGCATGGGGTCATGGCGGATCTTGGGATGCGGAAGGTGATGGTCCGAGGATCGATTGGGAACCTTCAGACGACACAAGTGAGAGCCCTACATATAATGATTACATCGTCGACGCCCACGGGAACCACTTTGTCAAGGGATGGCAACAGTCCATCACGCCCATGCACCCGGATGTCGACCTCCTCCCACGCGccccttccatcttcccttATCTCAACGTCTCCGAGTCCGAACTGCCCGAAGAGAAGATATTTCCCGATTCCGATCTTCGTTTGATCATTTCTCAGCCACCGGATCTCCCTGAAGAGCATTCCAATAGCATGCCAGAGGATGCATGGTCCCAAAAATGGACTGGACCAGAAATCTGGGATCAGCCCAgaggagagatgagaagagtCCAGTGGGATGGGTTCGCCGGTGGAAGGGACCGTTGGGAAAGTGAAAATGATAGAAAGGTtagggaggaaaggaaggaagcggTGAAAAGAGGTTTCAAACATGCCTGGGAAGCTTATAAACGCCATGCTTGGG GACACGACGAAGTCAGACCAGTTTCGTTGACACCTTCAGATCCCTTCAATGG CTGGGGAGCTACCATTGTCGACTCTCTTGACACAATGCTTCTTATGGGCTTTTCAAATGAGTACAATCTCTGTCGCCCGCATGTTAATCAGCTCAATTTCCATTGGGTTAATGGACGTGATTGGAGCGAAGGATACGTTTCGGAGGATTTATACGGGAACGGTGAAGTGTATGCTCTCAATCGTGATAAAACTGTCGGTCTGGCCGTATTTGAGACGGGTATCAGGTATCTTGGCGGCCTTCTTGGAGCTTATGACCTTTCCGGTGATGATCTTCTTGTTGAAAGGGCTGTGGATCTGGCAAATATTCTGAGCACCGCTTTCAAGACAGGCTCAGGTCTACCGGCCGGCCGAATGGACCCTGGTACAAAAGATGAGATGATTCGACTGGGTACTGTCTCGTTGGCCGAAGTAGGCAGTATGTCGCTTGAGCTCATTCGCCTGTCTCAAATAACCAAAGATCGTAAATGGTTCGATCTCGCACAAAGAGCAATGGATTACATCCATGAGCGAGTTATCCCCCGCGGCACTCATTCTCCTCTGATTCCTATGTGGTTCCAACCCGATGCTCCTCTGACCACTTCGATGAACGGTGGTCTCACCTTTGGTGGTCTTGCCGATTCTTATTATGAGTACCTTGTCAAGACGTACAAACTTTTGGGCGCTAGCCAAGTCTCGCAAGTGTGGCGAGATGTATATGAGCGTTCAATTGACAAAGCCAAGGAGACCCTGTATGTCGACATTGACATCGTGCCCGGTCGCGATATTTTAGCAGTTGGTAAGCTTGAAAATGGGAGACTCATTCCAGAGCTCGAACATCTCACATGCTTCATCGGCGCTATGCTTGGTCTTGGAGCGAAGCTTCTAGACAGGCCTGGTGACATGCGAGATGCGGAGAGAGTCACGGCATCGTGCTACTGGCTCTCAGCAGATACGCCAACTGGTCTTCAACCTGAAGTTGTCGAATGGTATGCTCCCCATGAGACCTCGGCCATGTACGAGAATGTTTCGATCTCTGGTGGCGGTAGGCACCACCCCCTGATTTTCAGCGAGAACGAGTCTAAAAACAGAGATGGGATGCACAGAGATAGAAACGGTGTCTTGAGGTGGAATGAGGACAATGAGCCTGTTTTGTACGCCGATCgcgagaaaaaaaagaacgaacAGACACCTATCAAATATGGCCAAAGACTGAAAGGCACGCCTACCGGCGCCAGAAAAGTGTCGACCAGAGGCCTCAACCGACCTGAAACCATCGAGTCAATATTTTACAT GTATCGTATCACTGGCGATCGTAAATGGCAAGAGAAGGGTTGGAAGATGTTTACATCATGGATGAACACTTCCACGGTGGATGGGGGATTCAGTAGTGTCGAAGATGTCACAACATCACCTGTAAGATTCGGTGACAACATGGAAAGCTTTGCTCTCGCCGAAACGTTCAA ATATCATTTCCTACTTCAATCAGAGCCAGATGTCCTTTCTTTGGATGACTATGTGCTCAACACGG AGGCCCATCCTTTCCTCACCAACCCCAAGCTTGATCCTAAAGCTCACACGTCTCATACTCGCTTCTGgtctccccctcctccttcacaGGATCTTGGAGTGCGAGGACAAGGTACTAATGCCCAAAAGTATGCCCGACTTGAGGTCATTGAGCGGGCTTCATcgcctttccttcctccccctcctcagAATGCCCCAGGGGGAggcggtggaagaggaatgggaggaggaggtgggaAACCTGGAGTTATCCCGAAACTTCCTCCAGAGGTTTTAAAAAATAAGGTCGATTAG
- a CDS encoding solute carrier family 25 (peroxisomal adenine nucleotide transporter), member 17, giving the protein MGDSVIHAFAGSVGGCAAMALTYPLVTLSTRAAVQTKKEHITAKEALFKAYVEEGIGGLYSGLGSSLFGIALTNGIYYAFYEEMRSALIRRRSKTPVSNGGLTTKEGIIAGLVAGSITTIATNPVWTIQTAQATYAADPSSKADKKPDIKPSALRVATGIIEKDGIKGLWRGIGPALVLVVNPVIQYTTFERLVAALLRYRLLSHGATPVGKTALGRSSLSDWDFFILGAASKLVATSCTYPYIVVKSRLQAATHQYKSSLRAILHILRAEGVSGLYAGLTLKLLQSVLTAAFMFVAQRRIYELVKYLMNPSVRKRKAIARLG; this is encoded by the exons ATGGGCGACTCTGTTATTCATGCTTTTGCAGGCTCCGTGGGAGGATGTGCTGCGATG GCATTGACCTA CCCATTGGTAACCCTTTCCACTCGCGCCGCTGTTCAaacaaagaaggaacaCATC ACTGCCAAAGAAGCACTGTTCAAAGCCTACGTAGAGGAAGGTATAGGAGGATTATATTCGGGCCTGGGCAGCTCTCTTTTTGGTATTGCCCTCACGAACGGCATTTATTATGCTTTTT ACGAAGAGATGCGTTCGGCTTTGATTCGTCGTAGAAGTAAAACGCCAGTCTCCAATGGTGGTTTAACTACTAAAGAAGGCATCATTGCTGGCTTGGTAGCAG GTTCTATTACTACGATTGCTACTAACCCAGTCTGGACTATACAGACTGCTCAAGCTACATATGCTGCAGACCCTTCGTCTAAGGCAGACAAGAAGCCGGATATTAAGCCATCGGCCTTGCGAGTGGCTACAGGCATAATCGAGAAAGATGGTATCAAGGGTTTATGGAGAGGTATCGGACCAGCTTTGGTGCTGGTTGTCAACCCTGTGATTCAG TATACCACGTTTGAAAGACTAGTGGCTGCTCTCCTCAGATACAGACTTCTATCGCATGGCGCGACTCCTGTTGGGAAAACAGCTTTGGGCAGAAGCTCTCTCAGTGATTGGGACTTTTTCATTCTGGGTGCGGCAAGCAAGCTTGTTGCAACCAGCTGTACATATCCATAC ATCGTGGTCAAGTCCCGTCTT CAAGCCGCCACTCACCAGTATAAGTCTTCCTTAAGAGCTATTCTGCACATTCTACGAGCCGAAGGAGTCTCCG GTCTGTATGCTGGGCTGACACTCAAGCTCCTTCAATCGGTTCTCACGGCTGCTTTCATGTTTGTAGCCCAGCGACGTATTTACGAGCTGGTGAAATAT TTGATGAACCCCTCTGTTCGTAAACGAAAAGCTATTGCAAGGTTAGGTTGA